The Pseudanabaena sp. PCC 6802 genomic interval CCTTAAACAAACCAGGCGCGATCTTCGTCTTCTTCGCCAGATCCTGACGCACTGCGTTCGCCACTTGGGCGGGCAAGACTTTCTTAGGTGGTGGTGGCTGCGCGATCGCCGTACCGATTTGCGCTGGCATAACCAACCCCAACCACAACAAACTCGTACATAACAATCCAGGCAAAAGCTTAGAGATTTGATGTGACATAAGAGATTTCTCGTGGGGCTGATTGATGCAGGCATGGGGCTTAGGGCAGACATGGAAACACTGACCCTAACTCTACATTAGGGCAGACACGAAGGCACTGCCCCTACTAACTACTTTGAATCAAATAACCGCAACGGTGTTCCCCGTCCACCATCCAATGTGTGCGCTCTACCTTGCAACCCTCCAACGCCGCTGCAAACATCTCCAGCTCGTGCCCGCAGACACTCGGGAAAGTCTCGGCAATCTGCGCAATCGCGCAGTGATATTCCGTCAAAATATAACCGGATATATTGCCGCGATCGTCCTCCACTGGATACCACTCGGCAACGTAGCCCTCAGATTTGCGGATCTCTGCTAGATTTGCCACCCGCTCCTGCAAAGAACCCTTCCCAATGCGATCGCGATATTCCAGTGCCTTCCGCTGCCACTGCAACTGCAACACCTGTGCCACCTGCTCGCGCCCCATCGCCTCGCTCATCGTACTCAGCAGCGTCACCGCAAACTCGTTATAGTTAGCCGGAAAGCGATCGCGACCCTCAGAACTAAGTTTGTAAATATGCTGCGGTCGCCCCATGCTGGAGCTGCTAATTCCCTCGCCAGCCTTATGCTCGAGTTCGTGCTCGATCAGCCCCTCCGCTTCTAGATCCTTGAGATGGCGGCGGATGGCTTGCGGACTAATGCTAAAGCGATCGGCTAAATCCTGCGCCGTTGCATACTCGTGCTTGAGCAGGTATTGCAGAATGTCTTGCTTGGTGGAAGCCTGCTCGGTACTCTTCATGGGATCTAAATTAATGGGATCGACGGGAGCGACAAAACTAGTTGCAAATTAACTGCAAATTAGTCCAAAATTTATTTCGATCGCTTTGACAACTTACATGTTGTTAATGTAACCTAAAATGGTATTAAGAAACAAGTAGGTTGTTTTAGTAGGAACCGTTGAATTACTTCAATGGTACAGCATAAAAACGATCGAAATAGTAGGTCGAGATACCAAGCTTTAATTTATTAGAGAGAACATTAGGAGCCTAGTAACACATGACTGCAACCGTTCAGGCGCTAGTCAACCAGCCATACAAGTATGGGTTTGTAACTCAAATCGAGTCGGAAACCATACCCAAGGGGCTAAACGAAGATGTCATCAG includes:
- the sufR gene encoding iron-sulfur cluster biosynthesis transcriptional regulator SufR — its product is MKSTEQASTKQDILQYLLKHEYATAQDLADRFSISPQAIRRHLKDLEAEGLIEHELEHKAGEGISSSSMGRPQHIYKLSSEGRDRFPANYNEFAVTLLSTMSEAMGREQVAQVLQLQWQRKALEYRDRIGKGSLQERVANLAEIRKSEGYVAEWYPVEDDRGNISGYILTEYHCAIAQIAETFPSVCGHELEMFAAALEGCKVERTHWMVDGEHRCGYLIQSS